From the Flavimarina sp. Hel_I_48 genome, one window contains:
- a CDS encoding glutamate-5-semialdehyde dehydrogenase, whose translation MQLLNTDKKNNVLDSMIKIIDENRKSLLEANQKDLDAFDRDDQALYDRLVVNDKKIDGMIQALREVRDQEDPVNKEISNRTLDSGLEIINRTAPFGTIMIIYESRPDVTIEAAVLAFKANNKILLKGGKEAFNSNKLLVEFWHKALKQNDLGEEWITMLNMNRTETQEFLRNPDQQLDLIVPRGGERLIAFVKEHATCAVLISGRGNNFLYVHPEADWKKTLEVIINAKTDKISGCNALDKVLVDVNLPDYKKRLKDLEQTLSAAEVETIVDLKVGETLDTLEKIEDDKVWLEEFLAMKIAVGAVDGIEEAIQKINTYSGGHSSVILTEDKDVAKIFMEQVDSAAVYHNASTRFTDGGQMGVGAELAISTDKLHHRGPLGLKQLVTNKYYVFGDGHIRV comes from the coding sequence ATGCAGTTATTAAATACAGATAAAAAAAATAATGTTCTTGATTCAATGATCAAAATCATTGATGAAAATAGAAAGAGTCTTCTTGAAGCGAACCAAAAGGATCTTGATGCTTTTGATCGCGACGATCAGGCATTGTATGACAGGCTTGTAGTCAATGACAAAAAAATTGACGGTATGATTCAGGCGCTTCGCGAAGTACGTGATCAGGAAGATCCCGTAAATAAAGAAATTTCCAATAGGACTTTAGACAGTGGTCTTGAGATTATTAATCGTACGGCACCTTTTGGCACCATTATGATTATTTATGAATCCAGACCTGATGTAACTATAGAAGCTGCCGTTCTTGCTTTTAAAGCAAATAATAAAATATTACTTAAAGGTGGAAAAGAAGCCTTCAATAGTAATAAACTGTTGGTTGAATTTTGGCACAAAGCATTAAAACAGAATGATCTGGGCGAAGAATGGATCACCATGCTCAATATGAACCGTACCGAAACCCAGGAATTTTTAAGAAATCCTGATCAGCAATTGGATCTTATCGTTCCTCGTGGTGGTGAAAGATTGATCGCTTTTGTAAAAGAGCATGCTACATGTGCCGTATTGATTAGTGGTCGTGGAAATAATTTCCTATATGTTCATCCAGAAGCAGACTGGAAAAAAACTTTAGAGGTCATTATAAATGCCAAAACAGATAAAATTTCAGGATGCAACGCGCTTGATAAAGTATTGGTAGATGTAAACCTCCCAGATTATAAAAAACGCCTCAAGGATCTAGAACAAACCTTAAGCGCTGCGGAAGTTGAAACCATTGTAGATTTAAAAGTGGGCGAAACTTTGGATACCCTTGAAAAAATTGAAGATGATAAGGTTTGGTTAGAAGAATTTCTGGCTATGAAAATTGCTGTTGGTGCCGTAGACGGTATCGAAGAAGCAATACAAAAAATAAATACCTATAGCGGAGGCCATTCTAGTGTGATCCTTACAGAAGATAAAGATGTTGCTAAGATTTTTATGGAGCAGGTTGATAGTGCTGCCGTGTACCACAACGCTTCCACCCGTTTTACTGATGGTGGTCAAATGGGCGTAGGTGCAGAGCTTGCAATAAGTACAGATAAACTACACCACAGAGGGCCCTTGGGTCTCAAACAATTGGTAACCAATAAATACTACGTATTTGGTGATGGCCACATTCGCGTATAA
- a CDS encoding RNA polymerase sigma factor RpoD/SigA: MRQLKITKQVTNRETASLDKYLQEIGKVDLITADEEVELAQRIKAGDGIALEKLTKANLRFVVSVAKQYQNQGLTLPDLINEGNLGLIKAAQRFDETRGFKFISYAVWWIRQSILQALAEQSRIVRLPLNKIGSINKINKTYAFLEQANERPPSPEEIAKELDLSINEVKESLKNSGRHVSMDASLIPGEDSNLYDVLRSNESPNPDRELLNESLRVEIQRALETLTPREADVIRLYFGLSEQQPMTLEEIGETFDLTRERVRQIKEKAIRRLKHTSRCKILKTYLG, encoded by the coding sequence ATGAGACAACTTAAAATTACCAAACAGGTAACGAACCGTGAAACGGCCTCCCTTGATAAATATCTTCAAGAAATTGGTAAAGTTGACCTCATTACTGCAGATGAGGAGGTAGAACTTGCCCAGCGTATAAAGGCCGGTGATGGTATTGCTTTAGAGAAATTGACAAAGGCCAACCTGCGCTTTGTGGTTTCTGTTGCCAAACAATATCAAAATCAGGGTTTAACACTACCAGACCTTATCAATGAAGGCAATTTGGGTTTGATAAAAGCAGCTCAGCGTTTTGATGAGACCCGTGGGTTCAAATTTATATCCTACGCCGTTTGGTGGATACGGCAGTCCATATTGCAGGCACTTGCAGAGCAATCGAGAATTGTACGCCTTCCCCTCAATAAAATTGGTTCTATAAATAAAATCAATAAAACGTATGCTTTTCTGGAACAGGCGAACGAACGTCCTCCCAGTCCAGAAGAAATAGCGAAAGAACTGGACCTCAGCATAAATGAGGTTAAGGAATCCCTTAAAAACTCGGGTCGTCATGTAAGTATGGATGCTTCGCTCATACCTGGTGAAGATTCTAATTTATATGATGTGCTTCGATCCAACGAATCCCCTAATCCTGATCGTGAGTTGCTAAATGAGTCCCTGCGCGTAGAAATACAACGTGCCCTAGAAACCTTAACACCACGGGAAGCAGATGTAATACGACTCTATTTTGGCCTATCGGAACAACAACCCATGACCCTTGAGGAAATAGGGGAAACCTTTGACCTTACCCGGGAACGCGTAAGGCAGATAAAAGAGAAAGCAATACGACGGTTAAAACATACTTCTCGTTGTAAAATTCTTAAAACATATCTTGGCTAA
- a CDS encoding polyribonucleotide nucleotidyltransferase codes for MIPQTFKEVIDLGDGREISIETGKLAKQAHGSVVVQSGNCMLLCTVVSGYEKKDLDFLPLTVDYREKFAAAGRYPGGFFKREARPSDGEVLTMRLVDRVLRPLFPKDYHQETQVMIQLMSHDEDVMPDAMAGFAASAAIQLSDFPFECAISEVRVGRVNGEFIINPSRAQLAESDIDMVIGASAESVMMVEGEMKEISEEEMVEAIKFAHEAIKKQCEAQIRLAEAFGKKEVREYEAEREDEALAKKVQELTYDKVYAIAKNGSSKKERSSAFSEIKDEVKASFSEEEQEEYGDLISKYFYKAEKKAVRDLTLNEGLRLDGRKTDEIRPIWCEVDYLPSTHGSAIFTRGETQALATVTLGTSREANQIDMPSYEGEETFYLHYNFPPFSTGEARPIRGTSRREVGHGNLAQRALKGMIPADCPYTVRVVSEILESNGSSSMATVCSGTMALMDAGVQLKKPVSGIAMGLISDAESGKYAVLSDILGDEDHLGDMDFKVTGTADGITACQMDIKVKGLSYEILVNALKQASAGRLHILDKLTETIATPNADVKGHAPKMVTVTIPNEFIGALIGPGGKVIQELQKTTKTTIVINEDPVTEEGIVEILGTGKEGIDAVLAKIDSITFKPEVGSVYEVKAIKMLDFGAVVEYVDAPGNEVLLHVSELAWERTENVTDVVNMGDVFDIKYLGMDSRTRKEKVSRKALLPKPEGYKERPPRSDDRKRDNSRGRDSRNRDNSRGRDSRSRDNDRKDD; via the coding sequence ATGATTCCACAAACATTTAAAGAGGTCATAGACCTTGGCGATGGAAGAGAAATTTCCATCGAGACCGGGAAACTTGCAAAACAGGCCCACGGCTCTGTTGTTGTTCAATCTGGTAATTGTATGCTTCTCTGTACCGTAGTTTCGGGATATGAGAAAAAAGACCTTGATTTTCTTCCTTTAACGGTAGATTATCGTGAGAAATTTGCAGCTGCAGGACGTTATCCTGGCGGTTTTTTTAAGCGTGAGGCTCGTCCCAGCGATGGTGAAGTACTTACCATGCGCCTTGTAGATCGCGTTTTGCGCCCACTATTCCCTAAAGATTATCACCAGGAAACCCAGGTGATGATCCAACTAATGTCACATGATGAGGACGTTATGCCAGATGCTATGGCTGGTTTTGCCGCTTCTGCCGCTATTCAACTTTCTGATTTTCCGTTTGAATGCGCTATTTCAGAAGTACGCGTAGGCCGTGTGAATGGAGAGTTTATCATAAACCCTTCCCGCGCCCAACTCGCAGAAAGTGATATTGACATGGTCATTGGCGCTTCGGCAGAATCTGTGATGATGGTAGAAGGTGAGATGAAAGAAATCTCTGAAGAAGAAATGGTTGAAGCAATTAAGTTTGCCCATGAAGCCATTAAAAAACAATGTGAGGCACAAATAAGACTTGCTGAAGCTTTTGGCAAGAAAGAAGTACGGGAGTACGAAGCTGAACGTGAAGATGAAGCGCTAGCTAAAAAAGTACAGGAGCTTACGTATGATAAGGTTTATGCTATTGCAAAAAATGGTTCTTCTAAAAAAGAACGCAGCAGCGCCTTTTCGGAAATAAAAGATGAGGTGAAAGCCAGTTTTTCTGAAGAAGAACAAGAGGAATATGGTGATCTTATTTCTAAATACTTTTATAAAGCAGAGAAAAAAGCGGTTCGTGATCTTACCTTAAATGAAGGTTTACGCCTTGACGGAAGGAAAACAGACGAGATTCGCCCTATCTGGTGTGAAGTGGATTACCTCCCTTCTACCCACGGTTCAGCTATATTTACGCGTGGTGAAACACAAGCGCTTGCTACCGTAACCTTAGGTACTTCAAGGGAAGCAAATCAGATTGATATGCCTTCTTACGAAGGAGAAGAAACGTTCTACCTGCACTACAATTTCCCACCTTTCTCAACTGGTGAAGCACGACCTATTCGTGGTACCTCCCGTAGGGAAGTTGGTCATGGTAACTTGGCACAACGCGCATTAAAAGGAATGATTCCAGCAGACTGTCCTTACACCGTACGTGTGGTCTCAGAAATATTGGAATCAAACGGATCTTCTTCAATGGCAACTGTTTGTAGCGGTACGATGGCACTTATGGATGCCGGGGTTCAGCTTAAAAAACCGGTTTCTGGTATTGCCATGGGACTGATTTCTGACGCTGAGAGCGGAAAATATGCCGTTTTGAGCGATATATTGGGAGATGAGGATCATTTAGGGGATATGGACTTTAAAGTAACGGGTACCGCAGACGGTATCACTGCTTGCCAGATGGACATTAAAGTTAAAGGTCTTTCCTATGAAATTCTTGTAAATGCTCTTAAACAAGCTTCAGCAGGTAGATTGCACATTCTTGATAAATTGACTGAAACCATTGCTACGCCGAATGCAGACGTTAAAGGCCACGCACCTAAAATGGTAACGGTAACTATTCCTAACGAATTTATTGGCGCATTGATAGGTCCTGGTGGAAAAGTAATCCAGGAACTTCAGAAAACGACCAAAACAACGATCGTGATCAACGAAGATCCGGTAACCGAAGAAGGTATTGTTGAAATTTTAGGTACAGGTAAAGAAGGTATTGATGCTGTACTGGCAAAAATAGATTCTATTACTTTCAAACCAGAAGTTGGTAGCGTTTATGAAGTGAAAGCTATAAAAATGCTTGACTTTGGCGCAGTGGTAGAATATGTGGATGCTCCTGGAAATGAAGTATTGCTACATGTTTCTGAACTGGCCTGGGAACGCACCGAAAATGTAACCGATGTTGTAAACATGGGTGATGTGTTTGATATCAAATATCTGGGAATGGATAGCAGGACGAGAAAAGAGAAAGTTTCCCGTAAAGCGCTACTCCCTAAACCAGAAGGTTATAAAGAACGTCCACCACGCAGTGACGACCGCAAGCGTGATAACAGCAGAGGCCGTGATAGCCGAAACAGGGACAACTCTAGAGGAAGGGATTCCAGAAGCAGGGACAACGATCGTAAAGACGATTAA
- the proB gene encoding glutamate 5-kinase, giving the protein MSKKRVVIKVGTNVMTNKDNRIVGPILNELVRQIAVLYENDIACVLVSSGSAIAGKEILGDCAAQDPSIRRQIFSSVGQPRMMRHYYSLFHSFGMRCAQVLATKRDFAAGKYRENMINCYEGLLSEGIIPIANEDDAVSLTMSMFSDNDELASLVAELIQADALILLTDTDGLYTGHPDAEDSKKLNAVHTDENVEKYVQESNKAEGEGRGGMESKLKIAKETARKNIITYIANGKRKNVIVDIMDGKDIGTKFHA; this is encoded by the coding sequence ATGAGCAAAAAGAGAGTAGTTATAAAAGTAGGAACCAATGTGATGACCAATAAGGACAACCGCATTGTAGGCCCTATATTAAATGAATTGGTTAGGCAGATAGCCGTTCTCTATGAGAATGATATTGCATGTGTACTTGTATCATCAGGCTCTGCTATTGCCGGTAAGGAAATTTTAGGCGATTGTGCGGCACAGGATCCATCCATAAGAAGACAGATATTTTCTTCGGTAGGTCAGCCACGTATGATGCGGCATTATTATTCCCTATTTCACAGTTTTGGTATGCGCTGCGCCCAGGTTTTGGCCACTAAAAGGGATTTTGCCGCCGGAAAGTACAGGGAGAATATGATCAATTGTTATGAAGGGCTCCTTTCCGAAGGAATTATTCCCATTGCAAATGAGGATGACGCAGTTTCTTTGACCATGTCCATGTTTAGCGATAATGATGAACTCGCGAGCCTTGTGGCAGAATTGATACAGGCAGATGCGCTGATACTTCTTACTGACACGGACGGTCTTTATACCGGTCACCCGGATGCAGAAGATTCAAAAAAACTGAATGCCGTACATACAGATGAAAATGTAGAAAAATATGTACAGGAATCCAATAAAGCAGAAGGCGAAGGCCGTGGTGGTATGGAGTCTAAATTGAAGATTGCCAAGGAAACCGCACGCAAAAATATCATAACCTATATCGCGAACGGGAAGAGGAAAAATGTCATTGTTGACATCATGGACGGTAAAGATATAGGGACGAAGTTTCACGCCTAG
- the rpsO gene encoding 30S ribosomal protein S15, with product MYLDAAKKEEIFEKHGKSKTDTGSAEGQIALFTLRINHLTEHLKNNRKDFNTERSLVRLVGKRRSLLDYLTKKDVLRYRAIVKELNLRK from the coding sequence ATGTATTTAGACGCAGCAAAAAAAGAAGAAATTTTTGAAAAGCACGGTAAAAGCAAAACGGATACCGGTTCAGCAGAAGGACAAATCGCTTTGTTCACACTTCGAATCAACCACCTTACCGAGCATTTAAAAAATAACCGTAAAGACTTTAACACCGAGCGCTCCCTTGTGAGACTGGTAGGAAAGCGCAGATCACTTTTAGATTATCTTACTAAGAAAGATGTCTTGAGATATCGTGCTATTGTTAAGGAATTGAACTTGAGAAAATAA
- the accD gene encoding acetyl-CoA carboxylase, carboxyltransferase subunit beta — protein sequence MAWFKRKEKGIQTATENKKDVPKGLWYKSPTGKIIDAEELAKNFYVSPEDDYHVRINSAEYFQILFDDNKFKEFDKNMTSKDPLDFEDSKKYSDRLKSAQEKTGLKDAVRTAVGKSMGKDLVIAAMDFKFIAGSMGSVVGEKIARAAHYSLKNNIPFMIISKSGGARMMEAALSLMQLAKTSAKLAQLHDAKIPYISLCTDPTTGGTTASFAMLGDINISEPGALIGFAGPRVVRDTTGQELPDGFQTAEFLQDHGFLDFITHRSKLKQKVNLYLDLIQNQPVRK from the coding sequence ATGGCTTGGTTCAAAAGAAAAGAAAAAGGAATACAGACGGCCACAGAAAATAAAAAAGATGTTCCCAAGGGGCTTTGGTATAAGTCCCCTACCGGAAAGATCATTGATGCTGAAGAACTGGCCAAGAATTTCTATGTTAGTCCAGAAGATGATTACCATGTACGTATCAACAGTGCAGAGTATTTTCAAATTTTGTTTGACGACAATAAGTTCAAGGAATTTGACAAGAATATGACCTCAAAAGATCCGCTGGATTTTGAGGACAGTAAAAAGTACAGTGACCGTCTGAAAAGTGCCCAGGAAAAAACGGGCCTTAAAGATGCCGTACGTACCGCTGTGGGAAAAAGTATGGGCAAAGACCTTGTAATTGCCGCAATGGATTTTAAATTTATTGCCGGTTCCATGGGTTCTGTGGTAGGGGAAAAAATAGCCCGTGCGGCGCACTATTCCCTTAAAAACAATATTCCGTTCATGATTATTTCAAAATCTGGCGGTGCACGAATGATGGAAGCGGCCCTGTCGCTGATGCAGTTGGCAAAAACCTCTGCAAAACTGGCACAATTGCATGACGCAAAAATCCCTTACATTTCCCTTTGTACAGATCCTACAACTGGTGGTACCACGGCTTCTTTTGCCATGCTGGGCGATATCAACATTTCAGAACCGGGAGCACTTATAGGTTTTGCAGGTCCACGCGTGGTGCGCGATACGACCGGTCAGGAACTTCCTGATGGCTTTCAGACGGCGGAGTTTTTACAGGATCATGGTTTCCTTGATTTTATCACACACCGCAGTAAACTGAAACAAAAAGTAAACCTTTACCTCGACTTGATTCAGAATCAACCCGTTAGAAAATAA
- a CDS encoding BLUF domain-containing protein, with the protein MPYSVMYISSGVPDLNNNDVNAIMEAAHKNNDPLNISGFLLYDRGNFLQLLEGDQEKVMMIYDRVKNDWRHRNLIPVMEQHTEIKGFDFYHSGFKICDNPSLVNDLKNYVAMISKMDTPELKKTIHLVQAILRAMNP; encoded by the coding sequence ATGCCCTATTCCGTAATGTATATTAGCAGTGGTGTTCCTGATCTGAACAATAATGACGTAAACGCAATAATGGAAGCTGCCCATAAGAACAACGATCCATTAAATATCTCTGGCTTTCTGCTTTATGACAGGGGAAATTTTCTTCAGCTTCTGGAGGGTGACCAGGAAAAAGTAATGATGATATACGATCGCGTTAAAAATGACTGGAGACATCGTAACCTTATTCCAGTTATGGAACAACATACGGAAATCAAAGGATTTGACTTTTATCATAGCGGTTTCAAAATATGTGACAATCCATCGCTTGTTAATGATCTAAAAAATTATGTTGCCATGATCAGTAAAATGGACACACCAGAGTTAAAAAAGACTATCCATCTGGTACAGGCAATTCTAAGAGCTATGAATCCCTAA
- the fbaA gene encoding class II fructose-bisphosphate aldolase yields MSNHIKPGVATGREVQEIFNHAKKNGYALPAVNVIGSDTINGVLETAAKLKAPVILQFSNGGAQFNAGKGLSNDNQQAAVAGAVAGAKHVHELAKKYGATVILHTDHCAKKLLPWIDGLLDASEKHYKQFGHSLFSSHMLDLSEEPLEENIEICKEYLKRMAKMDMTLEIELGITGGEEDGVDNTDIDDSKLYTQPEEVAYAYEQLKEVSDQFTIAAAFGNVHGVYKPGNVKLTPKILKNSQEHLSKKHDLPENTIDFVFHGGSGSSVEEIREAIGYGVIKMNIDTDLQWAFAEGIRNYFDENADYLKNQIGNPNGPDSPNKKYYDPRVWLRKGEDSFNARLTKAFEDLNNVNQL; encoded by the coding sequence ATGAGTAATCATATTAAACCAGGTGTAGCCACCGGAAGAGAGGTTCAGGAAATTTTTAACCACGCTAAAAAGAATGGATACGCGTTACCCGCGGTAAACGTCATAGGTTCTGATACCATTAATGGAGTGTTAGAGACCGCTGCAAAGTTAAAAGCTCCCGTAATCCTTCAGTTTTCTAATGGAGGGGCACAGTTTAACGCTGGTAAAGGTCTATCTAATGACAATCAGCAGGCTGCTGTCGCAGGTGCTGTTGCCGGTGCGAAGCACGTTCATGAACTTGCAAAAAAATATGGTGCTACCGTAATTTTACACACAGATCATTGTGCTAAAAAATTACTTCCATGGATAGATGGTTTACTTGATGCTTCAGAAAAGCACTACAAGCAATTTGGCCATTCCCTTTTCAGTTCGCACATGCTGGATTTAAGTGAGGAACCATTAGAGGAAAACATAGAGATATGTAAAGAATATCTTAAGCGCATGGCCAAAATGGATATGACCCTGGAAATTGAACTGGGCATAACCGGCGGTGAAGAAGATGGTGTGGACAACACAGATATTGATGATTCTAAACTTTACACCCAACCGGAAGAAGTTGCTTACGCCTATGAACAACTTAAAGAAGTAAGCGATCAGTTTACCATTGCTGCCGCTTTTGGTAACGTGCACGGTGTTTACAAGCCAGGGAACGTAAAACTTACCCCAAAAATCCTTAAAAATTCACAGGAACACCTTTCTAAGAAGCATGACCTGCCAGAAAATACGATCGACTTTGTATTTCACGGAGGTAGCGGTTCTTCCGTAGAGGAAATAAGGGAAGCTATAGGTTATGGTGTGATCAAAATGAATATTGACACAGACCTACAATGGGCTTTTGCTGAAGGTATTCGCAATTACTTTGATGAAAATGCGGACTATCTTAAAAACCAAATAGGAAACCCTAACGGTCCTGACAGCCCAAACAAGAAATATTACGATCCCCGGGTATGGTTGCGCAAAGGAGAAGATTCCTTCAACGCGAGACTTACAAAAGCATTTGAAGATCTTAATAATGTAAACCAACTCTAA
- the rpe gene encoding ribulose-phosphate 3-epimerase: MSQKYIAPSLLASDFANLQRDIEMINGSKADWFHVDIMDGLFVPNISFGMPVFEAITRHTQKFVDVHLMIVDPDRFVEDFAKLGANSITVHYEACTHLHRILQVIKQAGVKTGVALNPHTPVHALREVIGMIDMVCIMSVNPGFGGQTFIENTYNKIAELKELILAKNATTLIEIDGGVTDLNARKLFKTGADVLVSGSFIFKSKDPLETIENLKLRSSK, translated from the coding sequence ATGTCACAAAAATATATTGCCCCTTCCCTACTCGCATCAGATTTTGCAAACCTGCAACGCGATATTGAAATGATTAACGGAAGCAAAGCAGACTGGTTTCACGTAGATATCATGGATGGTTTATTTGTTCCAAATATCTCCTTTGGAATGCCGGTTTTTGAGGCGATTACAAGACATACTCAAAAGTTTGTTGATGTTCATTTGATGATCGTTGATCCAGACCGTTTTGTGGAAGATTTTGCAAAACTGGGAGCGAATAGCATTACCGTGCATTACGAAGCATGTACCCACTTGCATCGTATCCTGCAGGTCATAAAACAGGCAGGCGTAAAAACGGGGGTTGCCCTAAATCCTCATACACCTGTTCATGCTTTGCGCGAGGTAATAGGCATGATAGATATGGTTTGTATAATGAGCGTAAACCCAGGTTTTGGAGGTCAGACGTTTATTGAGAACACCTATAATAAAATTGCTGAACTCAAAGAGCTGATCCTTGCTAAAAATGCCACAACGCTTATAGAAATAGATGGCGGCGTGACGGACTTAAATGCCCGAAAACTCTTTAAAACCGGCGCTGATGTCCTTGTTTCGGGCAGTTTTATATTTAAATCGAAAGATCCATTGGAAACAATTGAAAACCTAAAACTGAGGAGCTCTAAATAA
- the proC gene encoding pyrroline-5-carboxylate reductase: MKVLVIGAGNMGLTYAEGMAQSPFLNKRNLMIHDVSAEKIEALDKLPHFDAYADVKDCVPQADVIFLAVKPFHTEDLFGKIKDLVNDSQIIVSLMAGITIETIQNGLGISKVVRTMPNLPAKVGKGVTSFTESKEVSRVELIMVRNLLDTTGSSIHVNTEEFINASTGISGSGPAYIFYFMQSMLEAALKMGFSKNDSRVLVTKTFEGAVAIFNESDLSPETWMDRVASKGGTTRAALDSMDDNNVKELIKDAAYAAFNRATELGK; encoded by the coding sequence ATGAAAGTACTTGTAATAGGAGCAGGAAATATGGGATTAACGTATGCCGAGGGCATGGCGCAATCCCCATTTCTCAATAAAAGGAATCTCATGATTCACGATGTCTCCGCTGAGAAAATTGAAGCACTTGACAAATTACCCCACTTTGATGCCTATGCTGATGTTAAAGATTGCGTACCGCAGGCAGATGTAATTTTCTTAGCGGTTAAGCCTTTTCATACAGAAGATCTTTTTGGCAAAATCAAAGATCTGGTCAATGATTCTCAAATTATAGTTTCCTTAATGGCAGGTATAACTATTGAAACTATACAAAATGGTCTGGGTATCTCTAAAGTAGTACGTACAATGCCTAACCTTCCCGCAAAAGTAGGTAAAGGCGTGACTTCCTTTACAGAATCTAAAGAAGTGAGCAGGGTTGAACTTATCATGGTACGCAACCTACTTGATACCACCGGAAGCTCTATTCATGTTAATACAGAGGAATTCATAAACGCATCAACGGGAATAAGCGGTAGCGGACCAGCCTATATATTTTATTTTATGCAAAGCATGCTAGAGGCTGCCTTGAAAATGGGCTTTTCTAAAAATGACTCTCGCGTGTTGGTCACTAAAACTTTTGAAGGTGCCGTGGCGATTTTCAACGAATCAGACCTATCTCCTGAGACCTGGATGGACAGGGTAGCTTCTAAAGGAGGTACTACCCGTGCTGCTTTGGACAGCATGGATGATAATAATGTAAAAGAATTAATTAAAGATGCAGCTTACGCGGCCTTCAACAGGGCTACTGAGTTGGGAAAATAA